The Planctellipticum variicoloris DNA window GGCGAAGTCCTGACCAATGCCCAGTCCACGCTGCTGAAAACGCTGCAGGATCTGGCGCTGGTGAACGCCGAGTTGAAACGGCTTGCGCCGCTCGTCGAGAGCGGTTCGATTCCAGCCCGACTGACAATCGAGAAAGAATATGACCGGACCCGCCTGGAGTCGCTGAAGCTCGTTCAGCAGCAGGAATTGCTGGTGCGGGGCGTCTCGCAGGAACAGATTGCGGAGATCATCGCCCGGAAGACGCTGCTCAAAGAGTTCACGCTGCGCGTGCCGGCCCGCGGAGAGACCACGGACGGTTCCGCCGGTATGGACCCCGATGAAACAGTCTACTCGGTCGAGCGGATCGACGTCTTTCCGGGGAAGCTGGTTCAGCCGGGCGAAGAACTCTGCTCCCTGGCGCTGCACCTGGAGCTGACGATCGAGGGTCAGGCGTTCGAGCGCGATGGTTCCGTCGTCACGCAGGCTTTGCAGGAGCAGTGGCCGGTGACGGTTCTGTTTGAGGGAGACGAAACCGCCGGGATCCGGCGGGAAGGTCTCAAACTGCGCTACATCGACAATTCACTCGATCCCGCTTCCCGACTGCTGCGATTCTACATTCCGATCCGGAACGAGGTTCTGCGGGATGTGACCGCGGAGGACGGCATCGTCTATCGCTCGTGGCGGTTCAAGCCGGGCCAGCGGGTCCGCATCCTGCTGCCGGTCGAGAAGCTTCCCGAACGGATTTTCCTGCCGCTCGACGCGGTGGTGTTTGAAGGACCCGATGCCTACGTCTATCGGTCCAACGGAAAGCTCTTCGAGCGAGTTCCGGTCGTCGTCGATCAGCGCGATCCCCGCGCCGTCGTCCTCAAGAACGACGGCAGCCTGTTCCCCGGCGACGAAATCGCGATGAACCAGGCCTATCAGATTCATCTGGCCCTGAAGCAACAGCAAGGCTCGGGCGTCGATCTGCACGCCGGGCACAACCATTGATGCGATAGAAATACAATACGAAGAGTACTCACCGCGGAGACGCGGAGGACGCGGAGAAGAGAATCTGGAGAGTGAGAAGTGAGTATTGAGTAGTGATGAGTGCAAAGTGTTCCTTAGCCGGGATGATCGATTGTAAACAGTCGAGATCGACTTCCTTCAATTTGCACTACTGACTCTTCAATACTCACTTTTCACTTTCCGAAATTCTATCGTTTCTCAGGCGTTTCTCCGCGTCCTCCGCGTCTCCGCGGTAAAACTTCTTTCTCTTCCACTCCTCTCCTTCTGACGATCTGGCCCGCATGAACTGGCTGCTCGACTTTTCGCTTCGGCATCGTCTCGTAGTGATCGCCCTCGCCCTGGTCACGCTCGTGCTCGGGACGCGGACGATCCTGTCGTTGCCGATCGACATCTTTCCGAATCTCACCCGGCCGCGGGTGACGGTCATGACCGAGTGTCCGGGGCTGGCGCCCGAAGAGGTCGAAACGCTGGTCACGTTCCCGCTGGAGACGGCCTTTAACGGTGCGACCGGCGTCGAAGCGGTCCGCAGTCAGTCGGGTATTGGCCTGTCGGTGATCTACGTCGAATTCGGCTGGTCAACCGACATCTACATCGCCCGGCAGATCGTCAACGAGCGCCTGGCGACCGTTTCCCAGCAGATGCCCGCCGGCGTCAAACCCGAACTGGCGCCGATCAGCTCGATCATGGGCCAGATCATGATGGTCGGCCTCACCTGCAAAGACGAAACGACCAGCCCTCTGGAACTGCGGACGCTCGCCGACTGGGTCATCCGCCCGCGTCTGTTGACGATTCCTGGCGTGGCTCAGGTGATCACGATGGGGGGCGGGCGGAAGCAGTATCAGGTCCGCGTGAATCCCGATCAGCTTCTTGCCTACGATGTGACGCTGCGCGAGATCGAAGCATCGCTGCGGGAGAGCAACGAGAACGCCACCGGCGGCTACGTGACCCAGGGCCCCCTCGAATATCTGGTGCGCAGCCTAGGCCGCATTCAGTCGATCGAGGATCTGGAGCAGACCGTCGTTCAAAGTCGACCGGGCCGGTCGGTGCTGCTGCGGGACGTGGCGACGGTTCAGGAAGGACCGCAAACCAAACGCGGAGACAGTTCGGTCAACGGTCTGCCGGCGGTCGTGCTGACGATCGCCAAACAGCCCCAGGGTGACACGCGACTCTTGTCAGACCAGATCACCGCGGCCCTCAAGGATCTCGAAGCGGCGCTCCCGCCGGGGGTGGAGATCCACGACGACGTCTACCAGCAGCGGTCGTTCATCGACCGTGGCGTCGACAATGTCGTCGAGGCGCTCCGCGACGGTGCGATTCTCGTCCTGATCGTGCTGTTTCTGTTTCTGCTGAACTTCCGGACCACCTTCATCACGCTGACGGCCATACCGCTCTCGATCGTCATGACCGGTCTCGTGTTCTACTGGTGCGGTCTGAGCATCAACGTCATGACCCTCGGCGGTCTCGCCGTGGCGATGGGGGAACTGGTCGACGATGCGATCGTCGATATCGAAAACGTGTTCCGTCGGCTGGGACAGAACGCGAGTCTGCCATCGCCCAGGCCCGTACTTGAAGTCGTCTACTCGGCGAGCCTGGAAGTGCGCAGTTCGATTGTCTTTGGAACCATGCTGGTCATTCTGGTCTTCATTCCGCTGTTTGCCCTGTCCGGAATCGAGGGGCGGCTGTTTGTCCCGTTGGGCATTGCGTACATCGTTTCCATTCTGGCCTCGCTGCTGGTCTCGCTGACCGTGACGCCGGTACTCGGCAGCCTGCTGCTGACGGGCCGGAATCGCAGCGGACATGGCGATAAGGACAGCCCGCTGCTCCG harbors:
- a CDS encoding efflux RND transporter periplasmic adaptor subunit, which codes for MKLRLKIVTVGLAAAALAAAGWYWRTPLEAQVAAWRSRAVPKSADVDDHAGHDHAGHDHGDDAHAESGVNEVLISEQARANLGLRLGEVELTDYTRTVVIPGRIIEQPGHSERRITTTLSGIVTKVYTHPGQSVRPGDPVLDLQPTGEVLTNAQSTLLKTLQDLALVNAELKRLAPLVESGSIPARLTIEKEYDRTRLESLKLVQQQELLVRGVSQEQIAEIIARKTLLKEFTLRVPARGETTDGSAGMDPDETVYSVERIDVFPGKLVQPGEELCSLALHLELTIEGQAFERDGSVVTQALQEQWPVTVLFEGDETAGIRREGLKLRYIDNSLDPASRLLRFYIPIRNEVLRDVTAEDGIVYRSWRFKPGQRVRILLPVEKLPERIFLPLDAVVFEGPDAYVYRSNGKLFERVPVVVDQRDPRAVVLKNDGSLFPGDEIAMNQAYQIHLALKQQQGSGVDLHAGHNH